Proteins found in one Populus alba chromosome 14, ASM523922v2, whole genome shotgun sequence genomic segment:
- the LOC118035598 gene encoding phosphatidate phosphatase PAH2 isoform X1: protein MNAVERLGRYITRGVYTVSGPFHPFGGAVDIIVVEQPDGSFKSSPWYVRFGKFQGVLKAREKVVNVGVNEVEADFHMYLDRRGEAFFLREVEGDEEESVLYPLSSSDETDEKSQKIRRPVKTKSCNYDAYQLNSGDQLDGTNGSIVARTNSRRSRILGLVFGRGSLKEDSCREGDDGAGKARTSLERAEIAADLLEVRWSTNLDPTKPRKDNDSRFSASDALEGNGDNMPTIDDKSQKESSLHDAIETNADRCMLAEETVSYNVETGNDLQPGFMSLECSAVEASVEMLTLGSMDQVAETSTMAESVLGEKCGVVSGLSRDIDEPSPQNADPDVKAKGVISVVSAPESKISGVPEACPGENVGDKQPCDEKDASLPDHATSEEESESRAQSFIYCETSESSIMRLNCYAEQTHETLYLASGGPREAHFSAKTLHLTAEPLPEDTLNQQTEDIELETEHIDASNSFSNQTNPSSCVHIHDKVNLEVPMIMSKSDAQMVGADPILGSAEELESMSTGTILSFSNTGQKTQDVKNNSKEIIRNEPQSAVDSFGGSEHFYGSCGPTKTAIIPALESSEEEQFIFSDLDELKPSRTQCESNFLGEKDEENDPAFCLERNEEMDGSLDTSDVSCSSPDQFVQESKLADLETSKENSKLTSSPIGIPKVHSVIDAEVSRLVESLPNMRSRFDNMDANDIHFPLSHSLDSISKSLEETLCRTNESECVKLDTENEIQSAKEHSNIEGIHNSEDLENAVSSSTFGDSSKVIVASGGSWRIWPFSFKRSRSRKIPQQALNDTRSSDSENMSDCNLHTDKDYGAINPKVTKKMVRANTPTSEQLTSLNLKEGRNVVTFTFSTAMLGKQQVDARIYLWKWNTHIVISDVDGTITRSDVLGQFMPMVGVDWSQIGVAHLFGAIKENGYQLLFLSARAISQAYHTRQFLVNLKQDGKALPDGPIVISPDGVFPSLFREVIRRAPHEFKIACLEDIRALFPSDCNPFYAGFGNRDTDEISYLKVGIPKGKIFIINPKGEVAVNRRVDTKSYTSLHALVNGMFPPMTSFEQEDFNSWNYWRLPPPVIDI from the exons aTGAATGCCGTGGAGAGACTAGGAAGGTATATCACTCGAGGGGTGTACACAGTCTCTGGACCATTCCACCCATTTGGTGGAGCTGTGGATATAATTGTAGTGGAACAGCCAGATGGGAGCTTCAAGTCATCTCCTTGGTATGTCCGGTTTGGTAAATTTCAAGGGGTTTTAAAGGCGCGAGAGAAAGTAGTGAATGTTGGTGTGAATGAAGTTGAAGCAGATTTTCACATGTATCTTGATAGGAGAGGGGAAGCTTTTTTTCTCAGAGAGGTAGAAGGAGATGAAGAGGAATCTGTTTTATATCCTTTGTCCTCTAGTGATGAGACGGATGAGAAATCTCAAAAAATTAGGAGGCCAGTGAAGACAAAAAGTTGCAATTATGATGCCTACCAGTTGAATTCTGGCGACCAGCTTGATGGAACCAATGGGAGTATTGTGGCTAGGACTAATTCCCGCCGTTCAAGGATATTAGGGCTTGTTTTTGGACGTGGCTCATTGAAGGAGGATAGTTGCCGAGAGGGAGATGATGGTGCTGGCAAGGCAAGGACTTCACTGGAGCGTGCTGAGATTGCAGCTGATCTGTTGGAGGTGAGGTGGTCTACTAATCTTGACCCCACTAAGCCTAGGAAAGATAATGATTCAAGGTTTTCTGCTTCAGATGCATTGGAGGGTAATGGAGATAATATGCCCACTATTGACGACAAAAGCCAGAAGGAGTCATCTTTGCACGATGCCATTGAAACCAATGCTGACCGCTGTATGTTGGCTGAGGAAACTGTTTCCTACAATGTAGAGACGGGAAACGACTTGCAACCTGGCTTCATGAGCCTCGAGTGTTCTGCTGTGGAAGCTAGTGTAGAAATGTTAACTTTAGGTAGCATGGATCAAGTTGCTGAAACTTCCACAATGGCTGAAAGTGTTTTGGGTGAAAAATGTGGGGTAGTATCTGGATTATCAAGAGATATTGATGAGCCTAGTCCCCAAAATGCTGATCCTGATGTTAAAGCTAAGGGTGTCATCTCTGTGGTCTCTGCTCCCGAGTCAAAAATTTCGGGCGTCCCTGAAGCGTGTCCAGGCGAGAATGTTGGTGACAAACAGCCTTGTGATGAAAAAGATGCTTCTTTACCAGATCATGCCACTTCCGAGGAGGAGAGTGAATCCAGAGCTCAATCCTTCATTTATTGTGAGACATCAGAGAGCTCAATAATGAGGCTGAACTGTTATGCTGAACAAACTCATGAAACACTGTACCTGGCTAGTGGAGGACCCAGGGAAGCACACTTTTCTGCCAAAACTTTGCATTTGACAGCTGAGCCACTACCTGAG GACACGCTCAATCAGCAAACTGAGGACATTGAGTTGGAGACAGAACACATTGATGCTAGCAACAGTTTTTCTAATCAAACAAATCCATCTTCTTGCGTGCATATCCATGATAAGGTGAACCTTGAAGTGCCAATGATAATGTCAAAATCCGATGCTCAAATGGTTGGTGCTGACCCTATACTTGGTTCGGCTGAAGAATTAGAGTCAATGAGCACTGGTACCATTTTGAGTTTTAGCAACACAGGCCAAAAAACACAAGATGTGAAAAATAACAGCAAGGAAATTATCAGGAATGAACCCCAATCTGCAGTGGATTCATTTGGGGGTTCAGAGCACTTTTATGGTAGTTGTGGTCCAACGAAAACAGCTATCATTCCTGCCCTAGAGAGTTCAGAGGAAGAGCAGTTCATTTTCAGTGACCTTGATGAACTCAAACCAAGCAGGACTCAGTGCGAGTCGAATTTTCTTGGTGAAAAGGATGAAGAAAATGATCCTGCATTCTGTTtggaaagaaatgaagaaatggATGGGTCTCTTGATACAAGTGATGTATCCTGTTCATCCCCGGACCAGTTTGTTCAAGAGAGTAAACTGGCTGATCTTGAAACCTCGAAAGAAAATTCAAAGCTAACATCAAGTCCCATTGGCATTCCCAAAGTTCATAGTGTTATTGATGCTGAAGTCTCAAGGCTGGTTGAATCATTACCCAACATGAGGTCTCGTTTTGACAACATGGATGCAAATGATATCCATTTTCCCTTAAGCCACTCGCTAGACTCCATTTCCAAATCCTTGGAGGAGACATTATGTAGAACAAATGAGTCAGAGTGTGTGAAGTTAGATACAGAAAATGAAATCCAATCAGCAAAGGAGCATTCTAATATTGAAGGTATTCACAATTCAGAAGATCTTGAAAATGCTGTTTCCAGCTCTACTTTTG GGGATTCATCGAAAGTGATTGTTGCTTCTGGCGGAAGCTGGAGAATTTGgcctttctctttcaaaagatcAAGGTCTAGGAAGATTCCACAGCAAGCTCTAAATGATACCAGAAGTTCTGACTCTGAGAACATGTCAGATTGCAACCTTCACACAGATAAAGATTACGGTGCAATTAATCCTAAGGTCACCAAAAAAATGGTAAGAGCGAATACTCCAACATCTGAACAACTGACATCCTTGAATCTGAAGGAAGGGAGGAATGTGGTGACCTTCACGTTTTCCACTGCAATGCTGGGGAAGCAGCAG GTTGATGCGAGAATTTATCTTTGGAAATGGAACACTCACATAGTGATCTCCGATGTTGATGGGACGATTACAAG ATCGGATGTTCTAGGTCAGTTCATGCCTATGGTTGGAGTAGACTGGTCACAAATTGGCGTTGCACATTTGTTTGGTGCTATTAAG GAAAACGGCTATCAATTACTTTTTCTAAGTGCACGTGCAATTTCTCAAGCCTATCATACTAGACAATTTCTAGTCAACCTTAAGCAG GATGGGAAGGCTTTACCAGATGGTCCTATTGTTATATCTCCCGATGGAGTTTTTCCTTCTCTATTTCGTGAAG TCATTAGAAGGGCTCCTCATGAATTCAAGATCGCATGTTTGGAG GATATCAGGGCTTTGTTTCCTTCTGATTGCAATCCTTTCTATGCTGGTTTTGGAAATAGAGACACTGATGAGATAAGCTACCTCAAGGTTGGAATCCCGAAGGGAAAAATCTTCATCATTAATCCGAAG GGTGAAGTTGCTGTGAACCGCCGTGTTGACACAAAATCATATACTTCACTTCATGCTCTTGTGAATGGCATGTTTCCACCCATGACATCATTTGAGCAG GAGGATTTTAATTCATGGAATTACTGGAGATTGCCTCCTCCAGTTATTGACATATGA
- the LOC118035598 gene encoding phosphatidate phosphatase PAH2 isoform X2 produces the protein MNAVERLGRYITRGVYTVSGPFHPFGGAVDIIVVEQPDGSFKSSPWYVRFGKFQGVLKAREKVVNVGVNEVEADFHMYLDRRGEAFFLREVEGDEEESVLYPLSSSDETDEKSQKIRRPVKTKSCNYDAYQLNSGDQLDGTNGSIVARTNSRRSRILGLVFGRGSLKEDSCREGDDGAGKARTSLERAEIAADLLEVRWSTNLDPTKPRKDNDSRFSASDALEGNGDNMPTIDDKSQKESSLHDAIETNADRCMLAEETVSYNVETGNDLQPGFMSLECSAVEASVEMLTLGSMDQVAETSTMAESVLGEKCGVVSGLSRDIDEPSPQNADPDVKAKGVISVVSAPESKISGVPEACPGENVGDKQPCDEKDASLPDHATSEEESESRAQSFIYCETSESSIMRLNCYAEQTHETLYLASGGPREAHFSAKTLHLTAEPLPEDTLNQQTEDIELETEHIDASNSFSNQTNPSSCVHIHDKVNLEVPMIMSKSDAQMVGADPILGSAEELESMSTGTILSFSNTGQKTQDVKNNSKEIIRNEPQSAVDSFGGSEHFYGSCGPTKTAIIPALESSEEEQFIFSDLDELKPSRTQCESNFLGEKDEENDPAFCLERNEEMDGSLDTSDVSCSSPDQFVQESKLADLETSKENSKLTSSPIGIPKVHSVIDAEVSRLVESLPNMRSRFDNMDANDIHFPLSHSLDSISKSLEETLCRTNESECVKLDTENEIQSAKEHSNIEGDSSKVIVASGGSWRIWPFSFKRSRSRKIPQQALNDTRSSDSENMSDCNLHTDKDYGAINPKVTKKMVRANTPTSEQLTSLNLKEGRNVVTFTFSTAMLGKQQVDARIYLWKWNTHIVISDVDGTITRSDVLGQFMPMVGVDWSQIGVAHLFGAIKENGYQLLFLSARAISQAYHTRQFLVNLKQDGKALPDGPIVISPDGVFPSLFREVIRRAPHEFKIACLEDIRALFPSDCNPFYAGFGNRDTDEISYLKVGIPKGKIFIINPKGEVAVNRRVDTKSYTSLHALVNGMFPPMTSFEQEDFNSWNYWRLPPPVIDI, from the exons aTGAATGCCGTGGAGAGACTAGGAAGGTATATCACTCGAGGGGTGTACACAGTCTCTGGACCATTCCACCCATTTGGTGGAGCTGTGGATATAATTGTAGTGGAACAGCCAGATGGGAGCTTCAAGTCATCTCCTTGGTATGTCCGGTTTGGTAAATTTCAAGGGGTTTTAAAGGCGCGAGAGAAAGTAGTGAATGTTGGTGTGAATGAAGTTGAAGCAGATTTTCACATGTATCTTGATAGGAGAGGGGAAGCTTTTTTTCTCAGAGAGGTAGAAGGAGATGAAGAGGAATCTGTTTTATATCCTTTGTCCTCTAGTGATGAGACGGATGAGAAATCTCAAAAAATTAGGAGGCCAGTGAAGACAAAAAGTTGCAATTATGATGCCTACCAGTTGAATTCTGGCGACCAGCTTGATGGAACCAATGGGAGTATTGTGGCTAGGACTAATTCCCGCCGTTCAAGGATATTAGGGCTTGTTTTTGGACGTGGCTCATTGAAGGAGGATAGTTGCCGAGAGGGAGATGATGGTGCTGGCAAGGCAAGGACTTCACTGGAGCGTGCTGAGATTGCAGCTGATCTGTTGGAGGTGAGGTGGTCTACTAATCTTGACCCCACTAAGCCTAGGAAAGATAATGATTCAAGGTTTTCTGCTTCAGATGCATTGGAGGGTAATGGAGATAATATGCCCACTATTGACGACAAAAGCCAGAAGGAGTCATCTTTGCACGATGCCATTGAAACCAATGCTGACCGCTGTATGTTGGCTGAGGAAACTGTTTCCTACAATGTAGAGACGGGAAACGACTTGCAACCTGGCTTCATGAGCCTCGAGTGTTCTGCTGTGGAAGCTAGTGTAGAAATGTTAACTTTAGGTAGCATGGATCAAGTTGCTGAAACTTCCACAATGGCTGAAAGTGTTTTGGGTGAAAAATGTGGGGTAGTATCTGGATTATCAAGAGATATTGATGAGCCTAGTCCCCAAAATGCTGATCCTGATGTTAAAGCTAAGGGTGTCATCTCTGTGGTCTCTGCTCCCGAGTCAAAAATTTCGGGCGTCCCTGAAGCGTGTCCAGGCGAGAATGTTGGTGACAAACAGCCTTGTGATGAAAAAGATGCTTCTTTACCAGATCATGCCACTTCCGAGGAGGAGAGTGAATCCAGAGCTCAATCCTTCATTTATTGTGAGACATCAGAGAGCTCAATAATGAGGCTGAACTGTTATGCTGAACAAACTCATGAAACACTGTACCTGGCTAGTGGAGGACCCAGGGAAGCACACTTTTCTGCCAAAACTTTGCATTTGACAGCTGAGCCACTACCTGAG GACACGCTCAATCAGCAAACTGAGGACATTGAGTTGGAGACAGAACACATTGATGCTAGCAACAGTTTTTCTAATCAAACAAATCCATCTTCTTGCGTGCATATCCATGATAAGGTGAACCTTGAAGTGCCAATGATAATGTCAAAATCCGATGCTCAAATGGTTGGTGCTGACCCTATACTTGGTTCGGCTGAAGAATTAGAGTCAATGAGCACTGGTACCATTTTGAGTTTTAGCAACACAGGCCAAAAAACACAAGATGTGAAAAATAACAGCAAGGAAATTATCAGGAATGAACCCCAATCTGCAGTGGATTCATTTGGGGGTTCAGAGCACTTTTATGGTAGTTGTGGTCCAACGAAAACAGCTATCATTCCTGCCCTAGAGAGTTCAGAGGAAGAGCAGTTCATTTTCAGTGACCTTGATGAACTCAAACCAAGCAGGACTCAGTGCGAGTCGAATTTTCTTGGTGAAAAGGATGAAGAAAATGATCCTGCATTCTGTTtggaaagaaatgaagaaatggATGGGTCTCTTGATACAAGTGATGTATCCTGTTCATCCCCGGACCAGTTTGTTCAAGAGAGTAAACTGGCTGATCTTGAAACCTCGAAAGAAAATTCAAAGCTAACATCAAGTCCCATTGGCATTCCCAAAGTTCATAGTGTTATTGATGCTGAAGTCTCAAGGCTGGTTGAATCATTACCCAACATGAGGTCTCGTTTTGACAACATGGATGCAAATGATATCCATTTTCCCTTAAGCCACTCGCTAGACTCCATTTCCAAATCCTTGGAGGAGACATTATGTAGAACAAATGAGTCAGAGTGTGTGAAGTTAGATACAGAAAATGAAATCCAATCAGCAAAGGAGCATTCTAATATTGAAG GGGATTCATCGAAAGTGATTGTTGCTTCTGGCGGAAGCTGGAGAATTTGgcctttctctttcaaaagatcAAGGTCTAGGAAGATTCCACAGCAAGCTCTAAATGATACCAGAAGTTCTGACTCTGAGAACATGTCAGATTGCAACCTTCACACAGATAAAGATTACGGTGCAATTAATCCTAAGGTCACCAAAAAAATGGTAAGAGCGAATACTCCAACATCTGAACAACTGACATCCTTGAATCTGAAGGAAGGGAGGAATGTGGTGACCTTCACGTTTTCCACTGCAATGCTGGGGAAGCAGCAG GTTGATGCGAGAATTTATCTTTGGAAATGGAACACTCACATAGTGATCTCCGATGTTGATGGGACGATTACAAG ATCGGATGTTCTAGGTCAGTTCATGCCTATGGTTGGAGTAGACTGGTCACAAATTGGCGTTGCACATTTGTTTGGTGCTATTAAG GAAAACGGCTATCAATTACTTTTTCTAAGTGCACGTGCAATTTCTCAAGCCTATCATACTAGACAATTTCTAGTCAACCTTAAGCAG GATGGGAAGGCTTTACCAGATGGTCCTATTGTTATATCTCCCGATGGAGTTTTTCCTTCTCTATTTCGTGAAG TCATTAGAAGGGCTCCTCATGAATTCAAGATCGCATGTTTGGAG GATATCAGGGCTTTGTTTCCTTCTGATTGCAATCCTTTCTATGCTGGTTTTGGAAATAGAGACACTGATGAGATAAGCTACCTCAAGGTTGGAATCCCGAAGGGAAAAATCTTCATCATTAATCCGAAG GGTGAAGTTGCTGTGAACCGCCGTGTTGACACAAAATCATATACTTCACTTCATGCTCTTGTGAATGGCATGTTTCCACCCATGACATCATTTGAGCAG GAGGATTTTAATTCATGGAATTACTGGAGATTGCCTCCTCCAGTTATTGACATATGA
- the LOC118035589 gene encoding BRI1 kinase inhibitor 1, with the protein MDTQPQRNSREKVVDKPREGKLKQEAKEGMQAKQQALPTSPASPPSASSSPSHEFSFTISLHSSSAPVPDKAKTPPNSFAIDLSPADDIFFHGHLLPLHLLSHLPVSPRSSINSFDSFTLPIKELLDDQRPNQISNNYCSTSNGNSNSGSGGSSNHVNNSNNCSHHQSSNYSDTRGRSKPRSFSLFGWRKGCEVKEKEEDKDKHKKNQRFDMSQVLKRYAKMVRPLMFFKGRKENLQSHRQPYSFSGNLSWRNKQELRGRRGEYSAPASMRTSPSNSGLLVATTTLPSSTSDSTMEELQAAIQAAIAHCKNSIATEEKIKC; encoded by the coding sequence ATGGACACCCAACCGCAAAGAAACTCCAGAGAAAAAGTTGTGGACAAGCCTCGAGAAGGGAAGTTAAAGCAAGAGGCAAAAGAAGGGATGCAGGCAAAGCAACAGGCACTGCCAACATCCCCTGCCTCGCCACCTTCAGCTTCCTCCTCCCCTTCTCATGAATTCTCCTTCACAATCTCTCTCCACTCTTCCTCGGCGCCAGTACCTGATAAGGCCAAAACCCCTCCTAATTCTTTTGCTATTGATTTGTCTCCGGCGGATGACATTTTCTTCCATGGCCACCTGCTTCCTCTCCATCTCCTCTCACACCTTCCTGTATCCCCTCGCTCGTCCATAAATTCCTTTGACAGCTTTACCCTCCCTATCAAGGAATTATTAgatgatcaaagacccaaccaaATTAGCAACAACTATTGCAGCACCAGCAACGGAAATAGCAATAGCGGTAGCGGTGGCAGTAGCAACCACGTCAACAACAGCAATAACTGCAGTCACCATCAAAGCAGTAACTATAGCGATACAAGGGGAAGGAGCAAGCCCAGGTCTTTCTCTTTATTCGGTTGGCGAAAAGGGTGTGAAGTTAAAGAGAAGGAGGAGGACAAGGAtaagcacaaaaaaaatcaaaggttcGACATGAGTCAGGTGCTGAAGAGGTATGCCAAAATGGTTAGGCCACTGATGTTCTTcaaaggaaggaaagaaaatctCCAATCCCACAGGCAACCTTATTCATTTTCAGGTAATTTGAGTTGGAGAAACAAGCAGGAGTTGCGAGGAAGGAGAGGAGAATACTCAGCACCGGCATCGATGAGGACATCTCCCTCGAACAGCGGCCTCCTTGTTGCAACTACAACTCTTCCTTCTTCTACTAGTGATAGTACCATGGAAGAGTTGCAGGCTGCTATTCAAGCAGCAATTGCTCATTGCAAGAACTCAATTGCTACAGAAGAAAAGATCAAATGTTAA